A genomic segment from Bdellovibrio sp. ArHS encodes:
- a CDS encoding ATP-binding protein — MTLRLRIFLFNLISVFLATFVVALIGLKIVESTVIDSTYERLTQIRISKTTAIENYFRDLQTAINLISSHEQTDDLMLTTNMEAYPDFRRLLDNYVLDFNIYDMALVNPKGVIVYTTRKDIEDGTSVLTGDSTANKLKDLFQWGMKAQEGSTLFLDFDKDAVSPNSATGFVAAPIFRKNAVVGVLMLKISISEIDRITSDNFAWATHGMGQTGETLIYGEDWSLRNTGRFRVEGGQNTQNSEAEILSSNRGDEDIKKIENLSEVRELGTDYRGQKVIRSIGKIYLPNGELWYIQTKIDESEAFAVLDRIAIASSAAAVLIFILFFFATFAATGKVVEPIQLLTDRLEKLGTSNLTQKINYNSKDEIGLLVSKYNQLADRLETTTVSKEFLDSVIQSIKAFLFIVRVSHHDDWRQSTYVVSQANEAAMNLLGITQSQLSHLDLKTVVHAQPEFSNYNWLLHTRHSIEAEIVNRDEERIPILMNWAALPGRTGRDLTFVFVCTDITDRITAENALIEAREAAVKASQAKSEFLARMSHEIRTPLNAIIGITDILAESDLKPEQEQLVRVCANAGENLLALINDILDISKIEAREVRLEKIAFDLDSTTNNICDILKQKAAEKNLRFNLLMNLDNSGPHLMIGDPTRLRQILFNLIGNAIKFTQQGEITVTLDFDDASKKFVRFGIRDTGTGIPMDKQHLLFQNFVQADSSITRKFGGSGLGLTISKNLVELMGGRIWFESEEGVGSAFYFTLPYVPAEPGTEVAHSEDAPSPVIEAKKISRNSRILVVDDTEDNRFLLLTYLKKLPFEVVQAENGQQAVERVFSEPFDLILMDIQMPVMDGYAATRKIRQWEIDTHRKPIPIIAVSANAMAEDIQKSLDAGCTEHVTKPIKKSHLIEMIQRYTV; from the coding sequence ATGACTTTACGTTTAAGGATTTTTTTATTCAACCTCATCTCGGTCTTTCTGGCGACGTTCGTTGTAGCTCTGATTGGTCTGAAAATCGTAGAGTCCACGGTGATCGACAGCACCTATGAGCGACTTACGCAAATCCGTATTAGTAAAACAACGGCTATTGAAAACTATTTCCGCGATCTGCAAACGGCCATCAATCTGATTTCGTCCCACGAGCAGACAGATGATCTGATGTTGACGACGAATATGGAGGCCTATCCGGACTTCCGTCGTCTGCTGGATAACTACGTTCTGGATTTTAACATCTATGACATGGCCTTGGTAAATCCCAAAGGCGTGATCGTCTATACCACCCGCAAAGATATTGAGGATGGAACTTCCGTACTGACCGGGGACTCCACTGCGAACAAATTGAAGGACTTGTTTCAGTGGGGTATGAAAGCGCAGGAGGGCTCGACCCTGTTCCTGGATTTTGATAAAGACGCGGTCAGCCCCAATTCTGCAACCGGCTTTGTCGCCGCCCCTATTTTTCGTAAAAATGCCGTCGTCGGCGTCTTAATGCTGAAGATTTCCATTTCAGAAATTGATCGAATCACCAGCGATAACTTTGCCTGGGCGACGCATGGAATGGGACAGACGGGAGAAACTCTGATTTACGGTGAAGACTGGAGTCTTCGCAACACCGGTCGTTTCCGCGTCGAAGGTGGCCAGAACACACAGAACTCGGAAGCCGAAATTCTATCTTCCAACCGTGGTGATGAAGATATCAAAAAAATTGAAAACCTCAGCGAGGTCCGCGAACTCGGTACAGACTATCGCGGTCAAAAGGTCATTCGTTCCATCGGTAAGATCTATTTACCAAATGGCGAGCTTTGGTACATTCAAACCAAGATCGATGAAAGCGAAGCCTTTGCCGTTCTTGACCGCATTGCGATTGCCTCCAGTGCGGCTGCCGTCTTGATTTTTATATTGTTCTTCTTTGCGACCTTCGCGGCGACCGGAAAAGTGGTGGAACCTATACAGCTTTTGACCGATCGTCTAGAAAAGCTGGGAACCAGCAATCTGACCCAAAAAATCAATTACAACTCGAAAGACGAAATCGGTCTTCTGGTCAGCAAATACAATCAATTGGCGGATCGCTTGGAAACGACGACCGTCTCTAAAGAGTTTCTGGACAGCGTAATTCAATCGATCAAGGCTTTTCTTTTCATTGTTCGAGTAAGTCACCACGATGACTGGCGGCAAAGCACTTATGTGGTATCTCAAGCCAATGAAGCAGCGATGAATCTTCTGGGAATCACGCAAAGTCAGTTGTCTCACCTCGATCTTAAAACTGTGGTGCACGCTCAACCCGAATTCAGCAATTACAACTGGCTTTTGCACACTCGTCACAGTATCGAAGCTGAAATCGTGAATCGCGACGAAGAGCGGATTCCCATTCTGATGAACTGGGCTGCCCTTCCCGGTCGTACCGGACGAGATCTGACTTTCGTGTTTGTGTGCACGGACATCACCGATCGAATCACCGCGGAAAACGCCTTGATCGAAGCCCGCGAAGCCGCAGTCAAAGCATCGCAAGCCAAGTCAGAATTCCTAGCTCGTATGAGCCATGAAATTCGCACACCGCTAAATGCGATCATCGGCATCACTGATATTCTGGCCGAATCTGATCTTAAGCCAGAACAAGAGCAGTTGGTTCGGGTCTGCGCCAATGCGGGCGAAAACCTGCTGGCACTCATTAACGATATCCTGGATATCTCTAAAATCGAAGCGCGTGAAGTGCGCTTGGAAAAGATCGCCTTCGATCTGGATTCGACAACAAATAATATCTGCGACATTTTGAAACAAAAGGCGGCGGAAAAAAATCTACGCTTCAACTTGCTGATGAATTTGGATAATTCGGGACCACATCTTATGATCGGCGATCCCACCCGTCTAAGACAGATCCTTTTCAACTTAATAGGAAATGCTATTAAATTCACCCAACAGGGTGAAATCACCGTCACACTGGATTTTGATGATGCCTCAAAAAAGTTTGTGCGCTTTGGTATCCGCGATACAGGAACCGGCATTCCTATGGATAAGCAACATCTGCTTTTTCAAAATTTTGTGCAGGCCGACAGTTCCATCACGCGCAAATTTGGCGGCAGCGGTCTGGGACTGACGATTTCAAAAAATCTTGTCGAGCTGATGGGCGGACGGATCTGGTTTGAAAGTGAAGAAGGGGTTGGCAGCGCGTTCTATTTTACCCTTCCCTATGTTCCCGCCGAACCGGGAACTGAAGTCGCCCATTCTGAGGATGCGCCTTCACCGGTTATTGAAGCAAAAAAGATCTCGCGAAACTCCCGCATTCTTGTCGTCGATGATACCGAAGACAATCGCTTTTTACTTCTGACTTACTTAAAAAAGCTTCCTTTTGAGGTGGTTCAGGCCGAAAACGGTCAGCAGGCAGTTGAAAGAGTGTTCTCAGAACCCTTTGATCTTATCCTGATGGATATTCAAATGCCGGTGATGGACGGATATGCCGCCACCCGAAAAATTCGCCAGTGGGAAATCGACACTCATCGCAAGCCCATTCCTATTATCGCCGTCAGTGCCAATGCCATGGCGGAAGACATCCAAAAGTCATTGGATGCGGGCTGCACCGAGCATGTGACAAAACCAATCAAAAAGTCTCATCTAATCGAAATGATTCAACGCTATACAGTTTAA
- the elbB gene encoding isoprenoid biosynthesis glyoxalase ElbB, with translation MKKIAVVLSGCGYLDGSEITEAVSLLIALNQAGAEVFCFAPDIEIPATDHLAGKPSGETRRLLNEAARIARGNVQSLDKLQSKDFDALAFPGGYGAAKNLCNWAEKGAKCEVNPDVKRVITEFHAASKPIGAICIAPVLLARVLGDKKITITIGDDQETAAEIQKTGALHEECPVDDYITDREGKIVTTPAYMYDQAKPNEVFKGIFGLAHELVEWA, from the coding sequence ATGAAAAAGATCGCCGTAGTTCTTTCCGGATGCGGATATCTCGATGGCAGCGAAATCACTGAAGCTGTCAGTTTACTTATCGCTTTAAACCAAGCTGGCGCTGAAGTCTTTTGTTTTGCTCCCGATATCGAAATCCCGGCGACGGATCATCTGGCAGGAAAACCTTCCGGCGAAACACGTCGACTTCTTAACGAAGCCGCCCGTATTGCCAGAGGAAATGTGCAAAGCCTGGATAAACTTCAATCCAAAGACTTCGACGCGCTAGCCTTTCCCGGAGGATATGGTGCCGCCAAGAATCTGTGCAACTGGGCCGAAAAAGGCGCCAAGTGCGAGGTCAATCCTGACGTCAAACGTGTGATCACAGAATTTCACGCTGCCAGCAAACCTATTGGTGCTATCTGCATTGCCCCGGTGTTATTGGCGCGCGTCTTGGGCGATAAAAAGATCACCATCACGATCGGCGATGATCAAGAAACAGCTGCGGAAATTCAAAAGACCGGAGCTCTTCACGAAGAATGTCCTGTTGATGATTACATCACAGATCGCGAAGGAAAAATCGTCACAACCCCGGCCTACATGTACGATCAAGCAAAACCGAATGAAGTCTTTAAAGGCATCTTTGGGCTTGCGCATGAACTCGTCGAGTGGGCTTAA
- a CDS encoding ATP-binding cassette domain-containing protein, protein MSYVENLHRDYGDFKLDIDRWEILDEGVTVLWGPSGSGKTSVFRILLGLEECPGLKWNFQGVDLAKLRTPEKRLGVVFQTLDLFPHLTAQENILFAARARKVDPKVVTARMKELSEIMQMENFLQRKASVLSGGEKQRVAIARAIIGEPRLLLLDEPFSALDQELREESRKLLKRVIETEKIPTLLVTHDPRDMEVLANKVTKIRGGQIQN, encoded by the coding sequence GTGTCCTACGTCGAAAATTTGCACCGTGATTATGGCGACTTTAAGTTAGATATTGATCGTTGGGAAATCCTGGATGAAGGAGTCACGGTTTTATGGGGGCCTTCAGGTTCAGGAAAAACTTCGGTCTTTCGCATTCTTCTAGGATTGGAGGAATGCCCCGGATTGAAATGGAATTTCCAGGGTGTTGATCTTGCGAAACTAAGAACGCCGGAAAAGCGTTTGGGCGTGGTTTTTCAAACCCTGGATCTTTTTCCGCATCTAACCGCGCAAGAAAATATTCTATTCGCTGCCCGAGCGCGAAAAGTTGATCCCAAAGTCGTGACGGCTCGGATGAAAGAATTGAGCGAGATCATGCAGATGGAAAACTTTCTACAAAGAAAAGCCTCGGTGCTTTCCGGTGGGGAAAAGCAACGTGTCGCCATTGCTCGGGCGATTATCGGTGAACCGCGCCTTTTGCTTTTGGACGAACCTTTTTCAGCTTTGGATCAGGAATTGCGCGAAGAAAGTCGTAAATTACTAAAGCGAGTCATTGAGACAGAAAAAATTCCAACTTTATTGGTTACACATGATCCTCGGGATATGGAAGTTCTTGCGAATAAAGTAACGAAAATTCGCGGCGGACAAATTCAAAATTAA
- a CDS encoding D-alanine--D-alanine ligase family protein — translation MKSLKASLGLRMNSSSGLKTELDANMKKTVALIFGGKSAEHEVSLRSAKNVADALDKDKFTPILVGLSKEGSWYRFPNMSLFAQTTKIVDSALPVDAEPVALISFQGKPVLYSLKDHSKTAIDVAFPIMHGTMGEDGTIQGLFKMVQVPFVGCGVWSSAAGMDKEVMKRLFVAAQIPNARYMLLTPYQKNDYNEIVTRLGSPFFIKPANAGSSVGVHKIKSAADFDTKLKDAFQFDTKVLAEEFIQGREIECSVMGHNHAPEASLPGEIIPQHEFYSYEAKYIDDNGALLKIPAEISSNTLSQLQTLAKKTYQAMGCDGLTRVDFFLKSNGELFVNEINTIPGFTKISMYPKMWEATGVSYKDLITKLIHFGLEKHESEQKLKTSYLD, via the coding sequence ATGAAGTCTTTAAAGGCATCTTTGGGCTTGCGCATGAACTCGTCGAGTGGGCTTAAAACAGAATTGGATGCTAATATGAAGAAAACAGTCGCACTTATTTTTGGCGGAAAATCAGCGGAGCACGAAGTCTCTCTTCGTTCAGCGAAGAACGTGGCGGATGCTCTTGATAAAGATAAGTTCACTCCGATTCTGGTAGGCTTAAGCAAAGAAGGCAGTTGGTATCGTTTTCCCAACATGTCGTTATTTGCCCAGACAACAAAAATTGTCGATTCAGCTCTTCCCGTTGACGCGGAACCTGTTGCCTTGATTTCTTTCCAGGGAAAACCCGTCCTTTATTCTTTAAAAGACCATTCGAAAACTGCCATTGATGTGGCCTTCCCAATTATGCATGGAACCATGGGCGAAGACGGTACAATTCAAGGTCTTTTTAAAATGGTACAAGTTCCCTTTGTCGGCTGCGGCGTCTGGTCATCTGCGGCGGGCATGGACAAAGAAGTGATGAAGCGCTTGTTCGTGGCCGCGCAAATTCCGAATGCGCGATATATGTTGCTGACTCCCTACCAAAAGAACGATTACAACGAAATTGTCACCCGACTTGGAAGTCCTTTCTTTATCAAACCTGCGAATGCGGGTTCTTCCGTCGGCGTTCATAAAATCAAATCCGCCGCCGACTTTGATACAAAATTAAAAGATGCCTTTCAGTTCGATACCAAAGTGCTGGCTGAAGAGTTCATTCAAGGCCGCGAGATTGAATGCTCCGTGATGGGCCACAATCATGCGCCGGAGGCTTCTTTACCTGGCGAAATTATTCCGCAGCACGAATTTTATTCTTATGAAGCCAAGTACATTGATGACAATGGCGCTCTTTTAAAAATTCCTGCTGAGATTTCCAGTAACACCTTAAGTCAATTACAGACACTTGCGAAGAAGACCTATCAAGCGATGGGTTGCGATGGTCTGACTCGCGTTGATTTCTTCTTGAAATCCAATGGGGAATTGTTTGTGAATGAAATCAACACGATTCCGGGTTTTACGAAAATTTCGATGTATCCGAAAATGTGGGAAGCCACAGGCGTTTCTTACAAAGATTTGATTACAAAACTGATTCATTTCGGTCTTGAAAAACACGAATCCGAACAAAAACTGAAAACATCTTATCTAGATTAA
- the nth gene encoding endonuclease III: protein MPAAKKKASAKKAAPLLDTLKLFKRYYPDAHCALNFTNPFELLVATVLSAQCTDERVNMVTPALFKKYPTPQKMAKAPLEDLEQLIRSTGFFKNKASNLKQAAIRLVEKHNSEIPQNLEALVELPGVGRKTANVVLGNAFGIASGIVVDTHVTRLSYRLGWTQTDNAVLIEKELVKHVPEEDWVMFSHYMISHGRAICKARKPDCSHCFLEETCPKKGV from the coding sequence ATGCCGGCTGCCAAGAAGAAAGCTTCTGCAAAGAAAGCGGCTCCTCTTTTAGACACTTTAAAGCTTTTTAAAAGGTATTATCCAGACGCCCACTGTGCTCTTAATTTCACCAACCCTTTTGAGCTTTTAGTGGCGACGGTTCTTTCGGCCCAGTGTACCGATGAACGCGTAAACATGGTCACACCGGCCCTCTTTAAAAAGTATCCGACACCGCAAAAAATGGCCAAGGCCCCTTTGGAAGACCTTGAGCAACTTATTCGATCTACTGGCTTTTTTAAAAACAAAGCTAGTAATTTGAAGCAAGCGGCAATCCGGTTGGTTGAGAAACATAACTCTGAAATTCCGCAAAATCTTGAGGCTTTGGTCGAGCTTCCCGGCGTGGGTCGTAAAACTGCCAATGTTGTGCTCGGGAATGCTTTTGGGATAGCCAGTGGTATCGTCGTGGATACGCATGTGACGCGGTTGTCTTATCGTTTGGGTTGGACTCAGACTGACAACGCCGTGTTGATTGAAAAAGAATTGGTGAAACATGTTCCCGAGGAAGATTGGGTGATGTTCTCTCACTACATGATCTCGCATGGTCGAGCTATCTGTAAGGCGAGAAAACCCGATTGCAGTCATTGCTTTCTTGAGGAGACTTGCCCTAAGAAGGGTGTCTAG
- a CDS encoding ABC transporter permease subunit produces MSLSRALRLGVVLFLLFPFLFLLTQFRITGIPDLGELLWAFKNSFVQAFFSAVFSLMLGFWVSLGLLSLSTGPYKKARFVFEILCLLPNFLPPIFILLATLNLVDPFPMGVAGIVLIHTLMNFGLVAVLLAGIIENKMGGMIELAYVEGAGRWQFLTRGLFPFLKKDLWLLGLFIFVVCFGSFAVPLVVGGGKGTTVEVLIYEKIRLSSNWGDAVLLAFLQSTFIFAFSFIASRGKGAVIAREANLDLIKTYSGVFVIAGLSFLYLFGYLQGFVEGLALITNFYELQSALFWNFLGSVILGLTVGILCYAGLMLIAYCWPKAWFEKFLNGYVAPSTSLACFSLLLLGPNEGLYPFIKIPVALTLLSLNSLFRMGWDGELHSLQSQITVAYAMGASRTQIFKEILFPQLSARAGLLAGIASVWACGDFAVSRILAHRDLSIAMMTETLMSGYRLNQAIVLSSLIVVAGFFCFLVCVGGSRVLRRKFAP; encoded by the coding sequence TTGAGCTTGAGTCGTGCGCTTCGCCTTGGCGTAGTTCTTTTTCTGCTTTTTCCGTTTCTTTTTTTGCTTACGCAATTTCGTATTACGGGAATTCCTGATTTAGGTGAATTGTTATGGGCTTTCAAGAACAGCTTTGTTCAGGCCTTCTTTTCTGCCGTATTTTCTTTGATGCTCGGTTTTTGGGTGAGCTTGGGCCTGTTGTCGTTAAGCACCGGGCCTTACAAAAAAGCTCGCTTTGTCTTTGAAATCTTGTGTCTGCTTCCCAATTTTTTACCACCGATATTCATTCTACTTGCCACCCTGAATCTGGTCGATCCTTTTCCTATGGGCGTGGCAGGCATTGTTCTTATTCACACCTTGATGAACTTTGGATTGGTTGCTGTTTTACTTGCAGGAATTATTGAAAACAAAATGGGTGGAATGATTGAACTTGCTTATGTGGAAGGCGCTGGGCGCTGGCAATTTCTAACCAGAGGCCTTTTTCCCTTTCTTAAAAAAGATCTATGGTTGTTGGGGCTTTTTATTTTCGTTGTATGCTTTGGAAGTTTCGCGGTTCCACTGGTCGTCGGTGGTGGGAAGGGCACGACGGTGGAAGTTCTGATCTACGAAAAGATTCGTCTGTCCAGCAATTGGGGAGACGCGGTTCTTTTAGCTTTTCTGCAATCGACATTTATTTTTGCCTTCTCTTTTATCGCCAGCCGCGGAAAAGGGGCTGTCATTGCCCGCGAAGCCAATCTGGACCTCATCAAAACTTACAGTGGTGTGTTCGTGATCGCGGGCCTTTCATTCCTTTATCTTTTTGGATATCTGCAGGGCTTCGTGGAGGGACTTGCGTTAATCACCAATTTTTACGAGCTGCAGTCCGCATTATTTTGGAATTTCTTAGGCAGCGTGATTCTGGGACTTACAGTCGGGATTCTTTGTTATGCTGGGTTGATGTTGATTGCTTATTGTTGGCCCAAGGCTTGGTTTGAGAAGTTTTTGAACGGCTATGTAGCACCCTCCACTTCGCTGGCTTGTTTTAGTTTGCTCTTGCTGGGGCCCAACGAAGGTCTTTATCCATTTATTAAAATTCCAGTTGCGTTAACTCTATTAAGCTTAAACAGCCTGTTCCGCATGGGCTGGGATGGCGAGCTTCATTCTCTTCAGTCGCAAATAACTGTGGCTTATGCCATGGGGGCTTCGCGAACTCAGATTTTCAAAGAGATTCTCTTTCCGCAGTTGTCAGCGCGCGCAGGTTTGCTTGCGGGAATTGCCTCGGTCTGGGCTTGCGGAGATTTTGCCGTTTCAAGGATTCTGGCGCATCGGGATTTAAGTATCGCAATGATGACCGAGACTCTGATGTCGGGCTATCGCTTGAACCAGGCCATTGTGCTTAGCAGTCTGATTGTTGTTGCTGGTTTTTTTTGTTTCTTAGTTTGTGTGGGAGGAAGTCGTGTCCTACGTCGAAAATTTGCACCGTGA
- a CDS encoding GNAT family N-acetyltransferase: MEGPRSPSENELPRVLDFLNKKLRNEASWSIAAEYPTAFAPNNLHNMRIIADEDQVLSHAVLKPLIIKSPHVIFKVGAIGSVVTDDNHRGQGYSTQVISDCLKSATEQSCDIAILWTDLFDFYRRMGFELAGSEISFVIEDSFDVAPNNLRFSTDSKVSPDAIYRLYSSHSVNSVRTIEETRKFLSIPQTKVYTAWESNGQLAAYAIEGKGVDLGGYIHEWGGSVSKLMALFSFIRAQKNQPYTIICPRHATNLIQQLQQKPVTMNQGFLGMIKLVNFDQLSAKIKRAFRAEGVADIVLEKHPEHFVFGIGQDLYTIKNETDMVRLLFGPVDYGALGIFKNETVEKFQKVLPLNLWIWGWDSI, translated from the coding sequence ATGGAAGGACCTCGTTCGCCGTCAGAAAACGAATTGCCTCGTGTTTTGGATTTTTTAAACAAAAAGCTGCGTAATGAAGCCTCCTGGTCGATTGCTGCGGAATATCCCACGGCTTTTGCCCCTAACAACTTGCACAATATGCGCATAATTGCTGACGAGGATCAGGTTCTTTCGCATGCGGTATTGAAACCTCTTATTATTAAGTCGCCGCATGTGATCTTTAAAGTGGGTGCCATTGGTTCTGTGGTCACCGACGACAATCACCGGGGGCAGGGCTATAGCACCCAGGTTATTTCAGACTGCTTAAAATCTGCCACCGAACAATCCTGTGATATTGCGATCCTTTGGACAGATCTCTTTGATTTTTACCGCCGCATGGGGTTCGAACTTGCCGGAAGCGAAATCAGCTTCGTTATTGAAGACAGCTTCGATGTGGCTCCGAACAACCTGCGTTTTTCCACCGATTCGAAAGTCTCTCCGGATGCGATTTATCGACTCTACTCTTCACACTCTGTGAACTCCGTGCGCACGATCGAAGAAACTCGAAAGTTCCTGTCTATCCCGCAAACAAAAGTTTACACAGCGTGGGAAAGTAACGGCCAACTGGCCGCCTATGCGATTGAAGGCAAAGGTGTCGATCTTGGTGGTTATATCCACGAATGGGGCGGCTCTGTCTCGAAACTCATGGCTTTGTTCAGCTTTATCCGGGCGCAAAAAAACCAGCCTTATACAATCATCTGCCCTCGTCATGCGACAAACTTGATTCAGCAACTGCAACAAAAACCTGTGACGATGAATCAAGGATTTTTGGGCATGATCAAACTTGTGAATTTCGATCAATTGTCCGCCAAAATAAAACGCGCCTTTCGCGCCGAAGGTGTCGCGGACATCGTTTTGGAAAAACATCCCGAACATTTTGTCTTCGGCATTGGTCAGGATCTTTATACTATTAAAAATGAAACAGACATGGTTCGTCTTCTTTTCGGCCCGGTGGACTATGGTGCTCTAGGTATTTTCAAAAATGAAACCGTCGAAAAGTTTCAAAAGGTACTACCACTAAACCTATGGATTTGGGGTTGGGATTCAATATGA
- a CDS encoding ferredoxin translates to MADKSQQWKDNKPGKMFVDQSCIACDACVLTAPKNFSMHEEDGHAFVSKQPETPEEEALCKEAMEGCPVEAIGNDGDQ, encoded by the coding sequence ATGGCCGATAAGAGTCAGCAATGGAAAGATAATAAACCCGGCAAAATGTTCGTAGATCAGTCCTGCATTGCCTGCGATGCGTGCGTCCTGACGGCTCCTAAGAATTTCTCTATGCACGAAGAAGATGGTCATGCTTTTGTGAGCAAACAACCTGAAACTCCCGAAGAGGAAGCTCTTTGCAAAGAGGCGATGGAAGGTTGTCCCGTAGAAGCTATCGGTAACGACGGTGACCAGTAA
- a CDS encoding DoxX family membrane protein, producing MLVAFFESVKYVGHLLPISFLRIFLGYYYLEQAMTKYRGDFLTRPRIADQMAEWLPASHAPNWFKIFASSQMIPNWQTVAFIILGLEFAVAISYIIGYVVRPVAFLGVLLCVTMLFISGPASEDLYKTFLAIHLILAWVGAGRCLGFDYYFFKRRRGLWW from the coding sequence ATGTTGGTTGCATTTTTTGAGAGCGTTAAATACGTAGGCCATCTTTTACCGATTTCTTTCTTAAGAATTTTCTTGGGTTATTACTATTTGGAGCAAGCCATGACCAAGTATCGCGGCGATTTTTTAACTCGCCCGCGCATCGCTGATCAAATGGCAGAATGGCTTCCGGCAAGTCATGCTCCGAATTGGTTTAAAATTTTCGCCAGCAGCCAAATGATTCCCAACTGGCAGACGGTCGCCTTCATCATCTTAGGGCTGGAGTTCGCGGTGGCGATCTCCTACATCATTGGCTACGTGGTGCGCCCGGTGGCTTTTTTGGGTGTGCTACTTTGTGTGACGATGCTGTTCATTTCAGGGCCTGCCTCTGAAGATCTTTATAAAACCTTTCTGGCTATCCACTTGATTTTAGCTTGGGTCGGCGCGGGTCGTTGTCTGGGCTTTGACTATTACTTCTTCAAACGTCGCCGCGGATTATGGTGGTAG
- a CDS encoding thiamine ABC transporter substrate-binding protein, which yields MKHFIFFLAVIFLGLFLAVLNKTDQSGSASSLPTLRVFGYASFTGRWGPGPLLKEAFEKTCKCKVEFIEGSDSGILLQRLKIEGESLGADLVVGLDQFDLSKAVAEQPWRKLSLGQLDVYDSVRPALANSFFVPYDWGALTFIARKDELARLPASLDDLLAPELAKRIALQDPRTSSPGLQFLYWVIRSKGEEEGFKFLQKLMGQVHSFSPTWSTAYGLFTNKQTKLVYSYVTSPLYHEVEEKKSDYIALPFNEPLPVQFEFVGIPDFCRHCDLAEKFVNLMLSQDGQRIIMEKNYMFPVMKGVMEDTAFAPLVNVKTLDQVEILSSSEVDRLLKRWTEIRRSELN from the coding sequence GTGAAACATTTTATTTTTTTCCTGGCTGTGATTTTTTTGGGTCTGTTCTTGGCCGTACTGAATAAAACCGATCAGAGCGGAAGCGCAAGTTCTCTGCCAACTTTGCGAGTTTTTGGTTATGCCTCTTTCACGGGGCGTTGGGGCCCTGGACCTCTGTTAAAAGAGGCCTTCGAAAAAACATGCAAATGCAAAGTGGAATTTATCGAAGGCAGTGATTCCGGCATCCTTTTACAACGTCTGAAAATCGAGGGCGAAAGTTTAGGTGCGGATCTGGTGGTGGGTTTAGATCAGTTTGATCTTTCCAAAGCCGTGGCCGAGCAGCCTTGGCGCAAACTCAGCCTAGGACAGTTGGATGTGTATGACTCTGTTCGTCCCGCTTTGGCTAACAGCTTCTTTGTACCATATGATTGGGGAGCGTTGACTTTCATTGCCCGCAAAGATGAGTTGGCCCGTTTGCCCGCCAGTCTGGATGATCTGTTAGCGCCGGAACTTGCAAAGCGCATTGCTTTACAGGACCCTCGGACAAGTTCTCCGGGGCTGCAGTTTCTGTATTGGGTGATTCGCTCCAAAGGGGAAGAAGAAGGGTTTAAATTTCTTCAGAAGTTGATGGGGCAGGTGCATAGTTTTTCACCGACCTGGTCGACAGCTTATGGCCTTTTTACGAATAAGCAGACCAAGCTGGTTTATTCTTACGTGACGTCGCCTTTGTATCACGAAGTGGAAGAAAAAAAGAGTGACTATATTGCGCTTCCATTCAACGAACCGTTGCCGGTGCAGTTTGAGTTCGTGGGTATTCCGGATTTCTGTCGGCATTGTGATTTGGCGGAAAAATTCGTCAACCTGATGCTTTCTCAAGATGGCCAGCGCATCATCATGGAAAAGAACTATATGTTCCCGGTTATGAAGGGAGTCATGGAAGACACGGCGTTTGCGCCGTTGGTCAATGTTAAGACCTTGGATCAAGTGGAGATCTTGTCTTCATCAGAAGTCGATCGTTTGCTGAAACGCTGGACTGAAATTCGCAGGAGCGAACTCAATTGA